The Brasilonema sennae CENA114 genome includes a region encoding these proteins:
- the purB gene encoding adenylosuccinate lyase → MIERYTLPEMGNLWTEAYKLKTWLQVEIAVCEAQAELGYIPTAAVEEIKAKANFDPKRVLEIEAEVRHDVIAFLTNVNEYVGEVGRYIHLGLTSSDVLDTALALQLVASLDVLMQRLEDLIEVIRQKAKEHRTTVMIGRSHGIHAEPITFGFKLAGWLAEVLRHQERLKILRETIAVGKMSGAVGTYANIEPRVEAIACQKLGLKPDTASTQVISRDRHADFVQQLALLAASIERFAVEIRNLQKTDVLEVEEFFSKGQKGSSAMPHKRNPIRSERLTGMARLVRSHAGAALENIALWHERDISHSSVERVILPDSCIMTHFMLKEITNLVKNLLVYPENMERNMYCYGGVVFSQRVLLALIDKGMSREEAYAIVQENAHTAWNKPNGDFHELIVKDSRVTQKLSTAEIEECFDSQQHLKHLEQVYQRLGI, encoded by the coding sequence GTGATTGAGCGTTATACCTTGCCCGAGATGGGCAATCTCTGGACAGAAGCATATAAGCTAAAAACTTGGCTGCAAGTAGAAATTGCTGTTTGTGAAGCTCAAGCTGAGTTAGGTTATATTCCAACTGCAGCAGTTGAAGAAATTAAAGCAAAGGCGAATTTTGATCCAAAGCGGGTGCTGGAAATTGAAGCTGAAGTCCGCCACGATGTGATTGCTTTCTTGACAAATGTCAATGAATATGTTGGAGAGGTGGGGCGTTACATCCATTTGGGTTTAACAAGTTCTGATGTCCTGGATACAGCTTTAGCGCTGCAACTTGTTGCTAGTCTGGATGTGTTGATGCAACGCCTAGAAGATTTGATTGAGGTTATTCGTCAAAAGGCTAAGGAACATCGCACGACGGTGATGATTGGGCGTTCTCACGGTATTCACGCTGAACCGATCACTTTTGGTTTTAAGTTGGCTGGGTGGTTGGCAGAAGTGTTGCGACACCAAGAACGTTTGAAAATTTTGCGTGAAACAATCGCTGTGGGTAAGATGTCTGGTGCGGTGGGAACCTATGCCAATATTGAACCTCGTGTGGAGGCGATCGCCTGCCAAAAACTCGGACTCAAACCGGATACAGCATCGACACAGGTGATATCGCGCGATCGCCACGCCGACTTTGTGCAGCAACTAGCCTTACTCGCCGCATCCATAGAACGCTTCGCCGTCGAAATTCGCAACTTACAAAAAACAGACGTTCTAGAAGTCGAAGAATTCTTCTCCAAAGGGCAAAAAGGTTCCTCAGCAATGCCCCACAAACGCAACCCCATTCGTTCAGAAAGACTCACAGGAATGGCGAGATTAGTTCGCTCTCATGCTGGTGCTGCGTTAGAAAATATCGCACTTTGGCATGAGAGAGATATTTCCCATAGTTCGGTAGAAAGAGTGATTCTTCCCGACTCTTGCATTATGACTCACTTTATGTTGAAGGAAATAACCAACTTGGTGAAAAACCTGTTGGTTTATCCAGAGAACATGGAACGGAATATGTACTGCTATGGTGGCGTCGTATTCAGCCAGAGGGTACTGTTGGCACTGATAGATAAAGGAATGAGCCGTGAAGAAGCTTACGCAATTGTGCAAGAAAACGCTCACACTGCTTGGAACAAACCAAATGGTGATTTTCATGAGTTGATAGTCAAAGACTCTCGCGTTACCCAAAAGTTATCTACGGCAGAAATTGAGGAGTGTTTTGATTCACAACAGCATTTAAAACATTTAGAACAGGTTTATCAAAGATTGGGAATTTAG